One genomic segment of Tolypothrix sp. NIES-4075 includes these proteins:
- a CDS encoding glycoside hydrolase family 15 protein — translation MVKILGQGQAFGSPGIDPRWTHANKDGVGTAYSTSSNIWFTIWNGVVTEIYHPTVDTPQVRDLQYLISDGKSFFHEEKRHLESKVEPMWTHGLGYRITNSDPQGRYAVIKEVIADPHLSCILQRTKLTGDSDFISQLQLYALCAPHLEVGGRGNNGYAVEVAGHRILTAEKGGRWLAMGATIPFIGVSCGYVGQSDGWTDLADNFQMDWEFDSAVDGNLALTGELTLDSTKEFTLGLAFGTNLHNAISTLFQSLNIPFEQQKQLYNEQWKRSRDGIKPLENSSYDQGKLYHNSISLLLAHEDKTYPGALIASLAIPWGEAKDDQDQGGYHLVWTRDMVSSVAGLVAAGETDTAVRSLIYLATSQQEDGGFPQNFWVDGKPYWTGIQLDEVAFPILLAWLLHQQKTCLNFDIYPMILRAAGYLIRHGPATQQERWEENSGYSPSTLASNIAALICAAQFVRERGDEATAKFIEEYADFLESHIEDWTVTTEGTLVPGIKRHYIRITPTDINNSQPNENPNQGTLVISSQPPGEPSEFPAKEIVDGGFLQLVRYGIRKPDDPIIVDSVKVIDAVLKVDTSAGPCWHRYNHDGYGQQEDGSPYTGFGKGRAWPLLTGERGHYELAVGGDVKTYIKAMEGFASDTCLLPEQVWDEADISENHVYLGKPTGSAMPLMWAHSEYIKLLRSNHDGQVFDLIPQVANRYLGERKQCKSLEIWKFNRQIDKVKKGYTLRIHALVSFHLHWSDDNWQTVKDTPATSTKLGVNFVDIAIDDNQQQPINFTFFWIESSKWEGRNYTIRIS, via the coding sequence ATGGTAAAAATTCTTGGTCAAGGACAGGCTTTCGGCTCACCCGGCATCGATCCTCGATGGACTCATGCTAATAAAGATGGAGTCGGCACAGCTTACTCTACTTCTAGTAACATTTGGTTTACTATCTGGAATGGTGTTGTTACTGAAATTTACCATCCCACAGTAGACACTCCCCAAGTTCGGGATTTACAGTATCTAATTTCTGATGGAAAAAGTTTTTTTCACGAAGAGAAACGCCATCTCGAATCAAAAGTTGAACCGATGTGGACTCATGGTTTAGGATATCGCATCACTAATTCCGATCCACAAGGGCGTTATGCTGTCATCAAAGAAGTGATTGCTGACCCGCATTTATCCTGTATTTTACAACGCACAAAATTAACAGGAGATAGCGATTTTATTTCCCAACTCCAGCTATATGCTTTGTGTGCGCCGCATTTAGAAGTTGGAGGTAGAGGTAATAATGGTTACGCTGTAGAAGTTGCTGGACATCGAATTCTCACAGCCGAGAAAGGAGGAAGATGGTTAGCGATGGGTGCAACAATTCCTTTTATCGGTGTTTCTTGTGGCTACGTTGGCCAAAGTGATGGTTGGACAGATTTAGCTGATAATTTTCAGATGGATTGGGAGTTTGATAGTGCTGTAGATGGCAACCTAGCTCTGACTGGAGAACTAACTTTAGATAGCACTAAAGAGTTTACTTTAGGATTGGCATTTGGCACAAATCTGCACAATGCAATTTCCACACTGTTTCAGTCGCTTAATATTCCTTTTGAACAGCAGAAGCAGCTATATAACGAACAGTGGAAGCGATCGCGCGATGGCATCAAACCATTAGAAAATAGTTCTTATGATCAGGGTAAGTTATATCACAACAGCATTAGTCTGTTGTTGGCACACGAAGATAAAACCTATCCAGGTGCATTAATTGCATCTCTGGCTATCCCTTGGGGTGAAGCCAAAGACGACCAAGACCAAGGAGGATATCACCTTGTCTGGACGCGGGATATGGTTAGTAGTGTAGCAGGTTTAGTGGCTGCTGGGGAAACAGATACAGCAGTGCGATCGCTAATTTATCTCGCTACGAGTCAGCAGGAAGACGGCGGTTTTCCCCAAAACTTCTGGGTTGATGGGAAACCTTATTGGACAGGTATTCAGCTTGACGAGGTGGCATTTCCCATTCTATTAGCATGGCTATTGCACCAACAGAAAACTTGTTTAAACTTCGATATTTATCCGATGATTTTACGGGCGGCGGGTTATTTAATTCGTCATGGCCCAGCTACCCAACAAGAACGCTGGGAAGAAAATAGCGGTTATTCACCATCAACATTAGCATCTAATATTGCCGCCTTAATTTGTGCTGCTCAATTTGTTCGTGAACGTGGCGATGAAGCAACAGCAAAGTTTATAGAAGAATACGCTGATTTTTTAGAATCTCACATCGAAGATTGGACGGTTACTACTGAAGGAACTTTAGTTCCTGGCATCAAACGCCATTACATTCGGATTACTCCTACAGATATTAATAATTCTCAACCCAACGAAAATCCTAACCAAGGAACTCTTGTTATCAGCAGTCAACCACCTGGCGAACCGTCAGAATTTCCCGCGAAGGAAATTGTTGATGGTGGGTTTTTGCAATTAGTACGCTATGGAATTCGCAAACCTGATGACCCGATTATTGTTGATTCTGTCAAAGTAATTGATGCAGTTTTGAAAGTAGATACATCTGCTGGCCCTTGTTGGCATCGTTACAACCACGACGGCTACGGACAGCAAGAAGACGGCAGTCCTTATACCGGTTTTGGTAAGGGACGCGCTTGGCCTCTCTTGACAGGAGAACGAGGACATTATGAACTAGCTGTTGGTGGCGATGTCAAAACATATATTAAGGCGATGGAAGGATTTGCTTCAGACACTTGTTTACTACCTGAACAGGTTTGGGATGAAGCAGATATATCTGAAAACCATGTGTATTTAGGAAAACCAACAGGTTCGGCAATGCCTTTGATGTGGGCACATTCGGAGTATATCAAACTGCTACGGTCAAATCATGATGGTCAGGTATTTGATTTGATTCCACAGGTGGCGAATCGATATCTAGGCGAAAGAAAGCAGTGTAAATCGTTAGAAATTTGGAAATTTAACCGACAAATAGATAAAGTTAAAAAAGGCTATACATTGCGAATTCACGCTTTAGTATCTTTTCACTTGCACTGGTCAGATGATAATTGGCAAACCGTAAAAGATACACCTGCTACTTCTACAAAATTAGGGGTTAATTTTGTAGATATTGCTATTGATGATAATCAGCAACAGCCAATCAACTTTACCTTTTTCTGGATTGAAAGCAGCAAATGGGAAGGACGCAATTATACGATTAGAATTTCGTAA
- a CDS encoding cupin — translation MQNTSPKPTIEYWHVWTDNDGISHQSRCQIEDFMEKGIAPDTSPQWLSNLKQSGATITFTVLPVGWVGNWHENPKPQWIIPLSGRWFVETMDGQRVEMGVGEISFGEDQGTKTDAQGHKGHLSGTVGDVPAVLIMVQFEETPTIDQSCRFR, via the coding sequence ATGCAGAATACATCACCCAAACCAACAATTGAATACTGGCACGTCTGGACTGACAACGACGGTATAAGTCACCAATCCCGTTGTCAAATTGAAGACTTTATGGAAAAAGGCATAGCCCCGGATACCTCACCGCAGTGGCTTTCTAATTTGAAGCAGTCCGGTGCTACAATCACTTTTACTGTGCTACCTGTGGGATGGGTTGGTAACTGGCATGAGAACCCGAAACCCCAGTGGATTATACCTTTGTCGGGACGCTGGTTTGTGGAGACTATGGACGGACAGCGAGTTGAGATGGGTGTTGGTGAAATTTCCTTTGGAGAAGATCAGGGTACGAAAACAGACGCGCAAGGTCATAAGGGTCACTTATCTGGAACAGTAGGCGATGTGCCAGCTGTTCTAATAATGGTGCAATTTGAGGAGACTCCGACTATAGACCAATCTTGTCGATTTAGATAA
- a CDS encoding permease — MNTINPFSDPINGIFLALSMTFSMFWEILWALILGFTLSGVVQAVISKGEMSRLLPDASPKSIAVACGLGAASSSCSYASVALARSIFRKGGNFTAAIAFQFASTNLVIELGIILAVLMGWQFTLAEYVGGLLMIAILVFLFKVFLKPQMVKSAKKQANRGLSGKMEGHANMDMSVTEGSIWQRIFSDKGFTSISHYFVMDWVSVWLDIALGLIIGGALAAWVPNEFWQAFFLTDHPIWAKLWGPIVGPIVAIFSFVCSVGNVPLAAVLWNGGISFGGVVAFIFADLIILPILNIYRKYYGLKISIFLAAAFYAAMVSAALIIEVLFQVLGLIPQEHSAKVVEASIQFNYTTVLNILFLALAALLVARFFKTGGPNMLKMMNSGSEQEHSEHHHNMMHYAMRKRRNKSVRNLPI; from the coding sequence ATGAACACTATAAACCCTTTTAGCGACCCCATAAATGGAATTTTCCTAGCACTCAGCATGACATTTTCTATGTTCTGGGAAATTCTTTGGGCGCTGATTCTTGGCTTTACACTATCAGGTGTTGTTCAAGCGGTAATTTCTAAAGGGGAAATGAGCCGACTACTACCAGATGCGTCACCAAAATCGATCGCAGTAGCCTGTGGTTTGGGTGCAGCTTCATCTTCGTGTTCTTATGCTTCTGTCGCCCTTGCCCGCTCAATCTTTCGCAAAGGGGGTAACTTTACAGCCGCGATCGCATTTCAATTTGCCTCAACTAATTTAGTCATTGAACTAGGCATTATCTTGGCAGTATTAATGGGGTGGCAATTTACCCTGGCTGAGTATGTCGGTGGGCTATTGATGATTGCCATACTGGTATTTCTGTTTAAAGTATTCCTCAAACCTCAGATGGTGAAATCAGCTAAAAAACAAGCGAACCGAGGACTTTCTGGCAAAATGGAAGGACACGCCAATATGGATATGTCAGTTACAGAAGGTTCCATTTGGCAAAGGATTTTTTCTGATAAAGGATTTACATCCATTAGCCATTACTTTGTCATGGACTGGGTTTCGGTGTGGTTAGATATTGCGCTGGGATTAATAATTGGCGGAGCTTTGGCTGCTTGGGTTCCCAATGAATTTTGGCAAGCATTCTTTCTCACAGATCATCCGATATGGGCGAAATTATGGGGGCCAATTGTCGGGCCAATTGTAGCAATATTTTCCTTTGTTTGTTCTGTGGGGAATGTTCCTTTAGCTGCTGTGTTGTGGAATGGAGGTATTAGCTTTGGAGGCGTAGTTGCATTTATTTTTGCTGACCTGATTATACTACCAATTTTAAATATTTACCGGAAATATTACGGTTTGAAAATTAGTATATTTCTCGCGGCCGCTTTTTACGCAGCGATGGTAAGTGCGGCATTAATCATTGAAGTTTTGTTCCAAGTTTTGGGGTTAATACCACAAGAACACAGCGCCAAAGTAGTTGAAGCATCTATCCAATTTAACTACACTACAGTATTGAATATTTTATTTTTGGCTCTAGCAGCTTTACTCGTTGCGCGGTTCTTCAAAACTGGCGGGCCGAATATGCTGAAAATGATGAATAGCGGCAGCGAGCAAGAACATAGCGAACACCACCATAACATGATGCATTATGCTATGAGAAAGAGGAGAAATAAATCTGTGAGAAACTTACCCATTTAG
- a CDS encoding cation diffusion facilitator family transporter, which yields MAIDSSKKTIFAAMGSNLAIAITKFIAASITGSSAMISEGIHSIVDTSDQLLLLLGIIRSQKPADDSHPFGYGQELYFWTFIVAILIFAIGGGMSIYEGIIHLINPSPLEDPMWNYIVLGLAILLEGYSWTVALKEFLPTKGKQNFWQAIKNSKDPTVITILFEDTAAILGLIVALIGIFLGHLFNNVYFDGSASIIIGIILAIVAVVLAR from the coding sequence ATGGCAATTGATTCATCTAAAAAAACGATCTTTGCGGCGATGGGGTCGAATTTAGCGATCGCTATTACTAAATTTATCGCCGCTTCCATTACTGGCAGTTCTGCCATGATATCTGAGGGTATTCATTCAATTGTAGATACTAGCGATCAACTATTACTTTTGCTGGGAATTATCAGAAGCCAAAAACCAGCAGATGATAGTCATCCTTTTGGTTACGGACAAGAACTTTACTTCTGGACTTTTATTGTTGCTATTCTCATCTTTGCCATTGGTGGCGGGATGTCAATTTATGAGGGAATTATTCATTTAATTAACCCTAGTCCGCTAGAAGACCCAATGTGGAATTATATTGTGTTAGGTCTAGCAATATTATTAGAGGGTTATTCTTGGACTGTAGCTTTAAAAGAGTTTTTGCCGACTAAAGGCAAACAAAATTTTTGGCAAGCTATCAAAAACAGTAAAGACCCCACAGTAATTACAATATTATTTGAGGATACTGCGGCAATTTTAGGTTTAATCGTTGCCTTAATCGGAATATTCTTAGGACATTTATTTAATAATGTTTATTTTGACGGCAGTGCCTCAATTATTATTGGTATTATCTTAGCTATAGTAGCAGTGGTACTAGCGAGATAA